A single Anopheles arabiensis isolate DONGOLA chromosome 2, AaraD3, whole genome shotgun sequence DNA region contains:
- the LOC120898769 gene encoding KH domain-containing, RNA-binding, signal transduction-associated protein 3-like, with protein MADQEMNGYNDEASDFKRKSNASVREMDAEDDSEEANKQTEKVQEYVRSILNERIALDRKYPIADRLLEQEVETAQRNGKPPTRRYIDIYREKPIKVQVKVIVPVKEHPKFNFVGKLLGPKGNSLKRLQEETMCKMAILGRGSMKDRKKEEELRLAMDPKYAHLNDDLHVEINALGPPAEAHARIAYALAEVRKFLIPDSNDFIRQEQLREMLEDPECDFPVKKGYRKTMPSHANAAHDDPAPRSPVPASSRTHPPQRKIYSILDKARAALEDSHMPRSTNLRYEDSRYDREHYESSYDYHPTPPPLRSKYDSNHYDDEYRRDYCRESSSYSAPSKPSTTSMSDRSWKPASYSGSSSREQIDLKHHAARDPRSSYRHTPYARQSK; from the exons ATGGCAGACCAAGAAATGAATGGCTACAACGATGAGGCCAGCGACTTTAAGCGCAAAAGTAACGCCAGTGTACGCGAGATGGACGCGGAGGATGACTCGGAGGAAGCGAACAAGCAAACGGAAAAGGTGCAGGAGTACGTCAGAAGCATACTGAACGAACGGATAGCACTGGATCGCAAATATCCCATCGCCGATCGGCTGCTAGAACAGG AAGTAGAAACGGCACAGCGGAATGGTAAACCACCCACCAGACGCTACATCGACATTTACCGGGAGAAGCCCATCAAAGTGCAGGTGAAGGTAATCGTGCCTGTTAAGGAGCATCCAAAGTTTAACTTCGTCGGCAAACTGCTCGGTCCAAAGGGCAATTCGCTAAAGCGCCTACAGGAAGAAACCATGTGCAAAATGGCCATATTGGGCCGTGGCTCGATGAAGGATCGTAAAAAAGAGGAAGAGCTTCGGTTAGCGATGGATCCAAAGTATGCCCATCTGAACGATGATCTGCACGTGGAAATTAATGCCCTTGGGCCGCCAGCGGAAGCGCATGCCCGCATTGCATACGCACTGGCCGAGGTACGAAAGTTCCTCATTCCGGACAGTAACGACTTCATCCGGCAGGAACAGTTGCGGGAAATGCTGGAAGATCCGGAATGTGATTTTCCGGTTAAGAAAGGGTACCGAAAAACGATGCCATCGCACGCGAATGCAGCACACGATGACCCAGCGCCCAGATCACCGGTACCCGCCTCGTCACGGACGCATCCTCCGCAAAGAAAGATCTATTCGATTCTGGACAAAGCGCGTGCCGCGCTGGAGGACTCACACATGCCACG CTCTACAAATTTAAGATACGAGGATTCGCGATATGATCGGGAACATTACGAATCCTCGTACGACTACCATCCAACACCTCCACCGCTTCGATCAAAATACGATAGTAACCATTACGACGATGAATATCGGCGGGATTATTGCCGCGAATCCAGCTCATACTCTG CTCCTTCCAAACCAAGCACCACATCGATGAGCGATCGATCGTGGAAACCGGCCTCGTACAGTGGAAGTTCGTCGCGTGAGCAAATCGATCTGAAGCATCATGCCGCTCGGGATCCTCGTTCTTCCTATCGCCATACACCGTACGCGCGCCAATCGAAGTAA
- the LOC120898771 gene encoding sugar transporter SWEET1-like isoform X1 — MEAISEALQPYKEQVGMAAGILTVGQMFSGCFVCNDIRKKGTTDGFSAMPFVGGCGLTVLFLQHGMLMNDSAMTNANLVGLTISLAYAIFFLLYTPPTGRSSYWRQVGGTALFTITLLGYVKVENPSVVEDRFGMIITVLMLALIGQPLFGLPDIIRRKSTEGLPFAMILSGTIVGLSWLLYGVILNNVFVVCQNLAAVTLSGIQLALFAIYPSKAAPPSKKRE, encoded by the exons ATGGAGGCCATATCGGAGGCGCTGCAGCCGTACAAGGAACAGGTTGGCATGGCGGCCGGCATCCTCACGGTGGGACAAATGTTTAGCGGATGCTTCGTGTGCAACGACATCCGGAAGAAGGGCACTACGGATGGCTTCTCAGCGATGCCGTTCGTCGGTGGTTGCGGACT CACTGTGCTCTTCCTGCAACACGGCATGCTGATGAACGATTCCGCCATGACCAATGCGAATCTGGTCGGTCTGACGATCAGCCTGGCCTATGCCATATTTTTCCTACTCTACACGCCGCCCACCGGGCGGTCCAGCTACTGGCGACAGGTCGGCGGAACGGCACTGTTCACGATCACCCTGCTGGGGTACGTCAAGGTGGAGAACCCGTCCGTGGTGGAGGATCGCTTCGGCATGATCATTACCGTGCTGATGCTGGCCCTGATCGGGCAGCCTTTGTTCGGCCTGCCGGACATCATACGCCGCAAGAGCACGGAAGGCCTCCCGTTCGCCATGATCCTGTCCGGTACGATCGTTGGGCTGAGCTGGCTGCTGTACGGTGTGATTTTGAACAATGTGTTCGTGGTG TGCCAGAACCTGGCTGCCGTTACGCTGAGCGGCATTCAATTGGCACTGTTTGCGATCTATCCTTCGAAGGCAGCCCCTCCGAGCAAGAAGCGCGAATGA
- the LOC120898770 gene encoding sugar transporter SWEET1-like yields MFTTLLLAGLEAHRERIGQAAGLLTVAQYLAGWFICSDIRRRGTSAGVSPLRFIGGCGLSILQLQYSEKLHAPALIWTSIFTLAFSLLYSLWFWWYTPPSGRGALYRLTAAVASVTAGLYAYGAQGDGPDVMYRLGMVLTVLALAFIALPLAQLRSIIRAKSSAGLPLPAILASTGATVLWLLYGLLINNTFIVVQKIIAMGLCTVQLSLFIIYPASTSSGGEKKKQR; encoded by the exons ATGTTTACTACACTGCTACTGGCCGGTCTAGAAGCGCACCGGGAACGGATCGGTCAAGCAGCGGGGCTACTGACGGTCGCCCAGTACTTGGCGGGATGGTTTATTTGTAGCGACATTAGGCGCCGCGGCACATCGGCCGGCGTTTCACCGCTTCGCTTCATCGGTGGCTGTGGACT CTCCATCCTTCAGCTGCAGTACTCCGAGAAGCTTCACGCACCGGCACTCATCTGGACCAGCATTTTCACGCTGGCCTTTTCGCTGCTTTACTCACTGTGGTTCTGGTGGTACACGCCACCGAGCGGGCGAGGTGCACTCTACCGGCTCACGGCGGCTGTGGCGTCTGTTACAGCTGGTCTGTACGCATATGGCGCCCAGGGCGATGGTCCCGACGTGATGTACCGGCTGGGCATGGTACTGACCGTGCTCGCACTCGCTTTCATAGCCCTACCGCTGGCTCAGTTG CGTTCGATTATTCGCGCCAAAAGCAGCGCCGGCCTGCCCCTGCCTGCGATACTCGCTTCCACCGGTGCAACCGTGCTGTGGCTTTTGTACGGACTGCTCATCAACAACACGTTCATAGTG GTCCAGAAAATCATAGCCATGGGTCTGTGCACGGTTCAGCTATCGTTGTTTATCATTTATCCAGCATCCACCAGCAGTGGTGgtgagaagaaaaagcaaagatAA